ATGATGTACAAGTCCAGCTTCGGCTCCGTCTCCAAGGAAAGCCGCGCGCTCGTGCTCATGCTGGCGCTCGCCGAAATCCTCGCCCGCTCGGGCGAGCGCATCGGCTGCCCCGGCATCATGGAGCCGATCGCCGCGCGCAACACCGCCGAGCGCCTCGCGACCGCCCTGATGCACCGCCCCGCGACCGGCGGCCTGCCGGACACCGCCATGATCCGCGGCAGCAGCGATATCGTGCTGATCGGCGATTTCCTCGATCCCGTCGCCGACGTGATGGACCGCCTCGGCCCCCTCGCCCGCCGCGGCCTTCGCGGCCATGTCGTCGAGATCGCCGACCCGGCGGAGGAGCTTTTCCCCTTCACCGGCCGCACCGAATTCACCGATCCCGAGAGCGGCGAGAAGCTGACCGCCGGCCGCGCCGAGACGCTGAAGGACGACTACGCCCGCGCCTATGCCGCGCGGCGCGAGACCCTGGCGGACAACCTGCGCCATCTCGGCTGGAGCTTCGTTTCCCACCGCACCGACCGCCTCGCCTCCGAGGCGCTGGTAGCCATGCACGCCTATCTCTCCGGCATGCCGGCGATGCGGGCGGAGAGGATCGGCCGATGAGCGCTTTCGCCTTCGCCTTTCCCGCCGTACTGGCCGCCCTGGTCCTTCTGCCCGTCATCTGGTGGCTGCTGCGCCTGACGCCGCCCAAGCCGGCGAGCGAGGTCTTCCCGCCCTTCGCCATCCTCGCCTCCATCCTCAAGCGCGAGGAGACGCCGGCGCAAAGCCCCTGGTGGCTGACGCTGCTGCGCATGCTGATGGCCGCCGCCGTCATCCTGGCCATCGCCGATCCCGTCTTCAACCCGCGCGCCAATACGCTGTCAACCGGCGGCCCGCTCGTCCTCGTCGTGGACAATAGCTGGGCCGCCGCCACCGACTGGAAGCAGCGCGCCGAGACCGCCTCGGCGCTGATCGACGACGCGGAAAGCCGCGACCTGCCGGTCTCGCTCGTGCTGACCGCCGACCGAACGCACGACGCCGTGCCGGTCGATGCGGTGACCGCCCGCAACAGGCTCGCCGCCGCCGGGCCGCGCCCGCTGCCGGCCGAGCGCGACGCTGCCGTCGCAGCGCTGCGCACCGCGCTCGACGGCACCGCACCCGGCACCCTGGCCTTCATAACCGACGGCATGGCGAGCGGTGGGGCCGACGACACGGTCGCCGCCCTCAAGGCCCTTTTGCCCGCCGAGTTTCGCCTGATCGCCGGCGATGGCGCATCCGCCGTCGCCGTCACCGCGGCGACCAACGGCGCGGACGCCCTTTCCGTCACGCTGACCCGGCTCGACGGCGGCCCGGCGCGGAGCCTGCCGCTGACCGCGCATGACAGCCGCGGACGCCCCATCGCCACCGGCACCGCCAATTTCGCAGCCGGCGCGACCACGACGACTGGCACGGTCGCCGCCCCCTTCGAACTGCGCAACGACTTTTCCCGCCTCACCGTCGACGGACTTGCCAATGCCGGCGGCACCTATCTGCTGGACAATTCCTTCCGCCGCCGCCGCGTCGCCTTCCTTTCCGGCGAGGTGCTGGACGCCAGCCAGCCGCTGCTCTCGCCGCTGCACTACATCAACCGCGCGCTCGCGCCCTATGCCGACCTCATCCAGCCGAGCGTCGCCGACCTTTCCTCCGCCATCCCCGAACTGCTGGAACAAAAGCCCTCCGTGCTGATCATGGCCGATATCGGCCGCCTGCCGGAAGGCGTGCAGGACGAGGTGAAGCGCTGGATCGAGGCCGGCGGCATGCTGATCCGCTTCGCCGGCCCGCGCCTTGCCGCCGCGCCCGCCGACGATCCGCTGGTGCCCGTCATGCTGCGCAAGGGCGAGCGGGCGCTCGGCGGCGCGCTCTCCTGGTCCGAGCCGCAGCCGCTTTCCGCCTATCCGGCGAACAGCCCCTTCTTCGGCATGCGCGCGCCGGAAAACATCCTCGTCAAGCGCCAGGTGCTCGCCGAGCCGACGCCGGACCTTGCCGAGCGCACCTG
This DNA window, taken from Shinella zoogloeoides, encodes the following:
- a CDS encoding DUF4159 domain-containing protein gives rise to the protein MSAFAFAFPAVLAALVLLPVIWWLLRLTPPKPASEVFPPFAILASILKREETPAQSPWWLTLLRMLMAAAVILAIADPVFNPRANTLSTGGPLVLVVDNSWAAATDWKQRAETASALIDDAESRDLPVSLVLTADRTHDAVPVDAVTARNRLAAAGPRPLPAERDAAVAALRTALDGTAPGTLAFITDGMASGGADDTVAALKALLPAEFRLIAGDGASAVAVTAATNGADALSVTLTRLDGGPARSLPLTAHDSRGRPIATGTANFAAGATTTTGTVAAPFELRNDFSRLTVDGLANAGGTYLLDNSFRRRRVAFLSGEVLDASQPLLSPLHYINRALAPYADLIQPSVADLSSAIPELLEQKPSVLIMADIGRLPEGVQDEVKRWIEAGGMLIRFAGPRLAAAPADDPLVPVMLRKGERALGGALSWSEPQPLSAYPANSPFFGMRAPENILVKRQVLAEPTPDLAERTWASLADGTPLVTTGPLGAGRIVLFHVSAETGWSSLPLSGDFVEMLRRTVQLSRGGVSTGGSGQQAQGLPPYRLMTASGTLAGATGEAKPLAAGDAGRTAASFDNPPGLYGTADGYVAHNLFPPGYAIGPLAVADGASIRREPLAGKETWSLKPHLFTLAALLLLADCAIVLLMGGAFAMRRTPRRGAATALVLLLAAGMLTAMPSESRADDSRPGDEAILSRLDTTHLAYVITGESEVDRISERGLAGLTEFLTYRTTLEPGEPVGVDIARDELALYPILYWPVSASAEMPSAAAISRIDAYMRNGGTVLFDTRDQFVSLDGNAASPNTERLQAILANLDIPPLEPVPADHVLTKAFYLLANFPGRYAGGPLWVEAELDRKEDPSRPARAGDGVSPIMITGNDFAGAWAIDANGMPLLPTVPPDEMQREHAFRAGVNIMMYMLTGNYKADQVHVPALLERLGQ
- a CDS encoding DUF58 domain-containing protein, whose product is MASVGQIVQPTPTREILSRAQARAALIPDCMVEARRLANTVIAGWHGRRKRGIGENFWQFRPYVDGESLSRIDWRRSARDDHTYVRDREWEAAHTVWIWADLSPSMMYKSSFGSVSKESRALVLMLALAEILARSGERIGCPGIMEPIAARNTAERLATALMHRPATGGLPDTAMIRGSSDIVLIGDFLDPVADVMDRLGPLARRGLRGHVVEIADPAEELFPFTGRTEFTDPESGEKLTAGRAETLKDDYARAYAARRETLADNLRHLGWSFVSHRTDRLASEALVAMHAYLSGMPAMRAERIGR